From the genome of Cedecea lapagei, one region includes:
- a CDS encoding DUF2955 domain-containing protein, with protein sequence MFIKFILGPLKRSAPTAFSGNDFRHMLRIVMAGCVGMFVYSWVNTQYGVFYVVYPIMLTGLVPIFNGHIARQMIANALINCVEMTLLFAVFANYPLPMTLIVFLMYMTRFYLMSRGPLFLFGSMGVVCLSVMANFLSYPTTDMSDLMFSNLIGSLLAVGLSALSCYLLPDVEPRQPPPAIQKDGPRVMHETLLASVTATLLFTVFQVYTLNDSLAALMAGIFALFPMHFRGAILSSWWRIVGVIAGCLYAILVQLVIYDFSRHLILLMPLISLGLLLAARIHVFEKVGPGVGFSILTTLALMFGQYMHPNQDIVFSALYRISSVSVAIIGTLAVTFIIHKVLNNFASTRYVVK encoded by the coding sequence ATGTTTATTAAATTTATTCTCGGCCCGCTGAAGCGAAGCGCGCCGACGGCGTTCAGCGGCAACGACTTCCGCCATATGCTGCGCATCGTAATGGCCGGCTGCGTGGGGATGTTTGTCTACAGCTGGGTCAATACGCAGTACGGCGTATTTTATGTGGTTTACCCCATAATGCTTACCGGCCTGGTGCCCATTTTTAATGGCCATATTGCCCGGCAAATGATCGCGAACGCGCTGATTAACTGCGTTGAAATGACGCTGTTGTTTGCCGTTTTTGCTAACTATCCGCTGCCGATGACGCTGATTGTCTTCCTGATGTACATGACGCGTTTTTATCTGATGAGCCGGGGGCCGCTGTTTCTGTTTGGCTCGATGGGCGTGGTGTGCCTGAGCGTGATGGCGAACTTCCTGAGCTATCCGACCACCGACATGAGCGATCTGATGTTTTCTAACCTCATTGGCAGCCTGCTGGCGGTAGGGCTCTCGGCGCTTAGCTGCTATTTACTGCCGGACGTAGAACCACGCCAGCCGCCGCCTGCCATTCAAAAAGACGGGCCGCGCGTGATGCATGAGACGCTGCTGGCCTCCGTTACGGCAACCCTCTTATTCACCGTGTTCCAGGTCTACACGCTGAATGATTCACTTGCCGCGCTGATGGCGGGTATCTTTGCCCTGTTTCCCATGCACTTCCGGGGCGCGATTCTTTCCTCCTGGTGGCGCATTGTCGGGGTGATCGCCGGCTGTCTTTACGCGATTCTGGTGCAGCTGGTTATCTATGATTTCAGCCGCCACCTGATCCTGCTTATGCCGCTGATTAGCCTGGGCCTGCTGCTGGCCGCACGCATTCACGTATTTGAAAAGGTGGGGCCGGGGGTCGGATTCTCTATTCTGACGACCCTGGCGCTGATGTTCGGGCAATATATGCACCCTAACCAGGACATTGTCTTTAGCGCGCTGTACCGGATTTCTTCGGTCTCTGTGGCGATTATCGG
- a CDS encoding virulence factor SrfB, with translation MLATLFHYKPSVTLIKDSGIQFLDFGLAPQMNAAHAGRFVRQTANGPLLRLDYDVVPGKFTLPGENGSAPEVVKPESTITLGHSLRVMDKTWLPLPFLRFNPPRTFVGGPDNWARVQVRVLDTPDSAGNTVRISIALDSKIYADDHPAAHLAPTESDVRNGTRFALAWHNHEIKDFLDQTWVDGWLREAFSQFATRVEERTERDLSAAMKAFEYQAHYLNILELIGNQLAVPEVKIVTATLQSPPIDVDLVLDVGNTHTCGVLIEDHGEENDGLRQTAELQIRSLSEPQLINDAMFTSRLEFSEAKFGKQHFSVESGRDDAFVWPSIARVGDEARRMACARLGTEGASGISSPRRYLWDVTPASQDWRFSQMGLKTQREPLATAFPLMNLMNDDGQPLYALPMDERLPVFSPQYSRSSLMTLMLCELLSQALMQINSIGSRQSMGHPTSPRQLRNLILTLPSAMPKPERELFRQRMQEAVGLVWKAMDWHPTDEGFTLERDKKKSIVPVPEVQMDWDEATCGQLVWLYNEALVNYAGQTGRFFESLARPDRALTPDEPAGKTLRVASIDIGGGTTDMAITQYQLDDGVGSNVKIAPRLLFREGFKVAGDDILLDVIQRCVLPALQAHIHKAGVADAPGLMTTLFGESGRMDTRATLRQQTALQLFIPLGHAVLSFWEESDPEEPDATLEATFGELLSQMPTRNVINYVQQAVQHELPADAPQFDIMSVPLQAEIAALQDALLAGQFTLTAPLQALCEVINHYCCDVLLVTGRPGCLPGVQALLRHLQPVPVNRIVWLDNYQTHEWYPFSQQGRIGNPKSTAAVGAMLCSLAMDLRLPSFNFKAADIQAYSTVRYLGILDGNDRLLEDNVWYRDIDLDSPQASLDTRVHFPLRGNACLGFRQLDNARWPATPLYTLAINSPQLAKAIAGDGVLNVRLKQTREAESFLLAEAWLSDGSKVPLDQLSFKLNTLAGSYSGATHYWIDSGSVYQK, from the coding sequence ATGCTGGCGACTCTTTTTCACTACAAGCCGAGCGTCACGCTCATCAAAGACAGCGGCATTCAGTTCCTGGATTTCGGCCTTGCGCCGCAGATGAACGCCGCGCATGCAGGGCGTTTTGTTCGCCAGACGGCCAACGGCCCGCTTTTACGCCTCGACTACGACGTAGTCCCGGGGAAATTCACTCTGCCGGGGGAGAACGGCTCCGCACCAGAAGTGGTCAAACCCGAAAGCACCATTACGCTGGGCCACTCCCTGCGGGTGATGGACAAAACCTGGCTGCCGCTGCCCTTCCTGCGCTTTAACCCTCCCCGCACCTTTGTCGGCGGCCCGGATAACTGGGCGCGCGTGCAGGTTCGGGTTCTTGATACACCGGATTCGGCGGGCAACACCGTACGTATTAGCATCGCGCTGGACAGCAAAATATACGCTGACGATCATCCTGCGGCCCATCTCGCGCCAACCGAAAGCGACGTGCGCAACGGCACCCGCTTTGCGCTGGCATGGCACAACCATGAGATCAAAGACTTCCTCGACCAGACCTGGGTTGACGGCTGGCTGCGTGAGGCGTTTAGCCAGTTCGCCACCCGCGTGGAAGAGCGTACCGAACGTGACCTCTCGGCTGCCATGAAAGCGTTTGAGTACCAGGCACACTACCTCAATATTCTTGAGCTTATCGGCAATCAGCTTGCGGTACCGGAAGTTAAGATCGTTACCGCGACCCTGCAATCTCCTCCGATTGACGTAGATTTAGTGCTCGACGTCGGCAACACTCACACCTGCGGCGTGCTGATTGAAGATCACGGCGAAGAGAACGATGGCCTGCGCCAGACCGCTGAGCTGCAAATCCGTTCCCTGAGCGAGCCACAGCTGATTAACGACGCGATGTTTACCAGCCGGCTCGAATTCAGCGAGGCGAAATTCGGCAAACAACACTTCTCCGTTGAGAGCGGTCGCGATGACGCTTTTGTCTGGCCCTCTATCGCCCGCGTCGGCGACGAAGCCCGCCGTATGGCCTGTGCTCGTCTGGGCACCGAAGGCGCCAGCGGGATCTCCAGCCCGCGCCGCTATCTGTGGGACGTAACGCCAGCCAGCCAGGACTGGCGTTTCAGCCAGATGGGACTAAAAACCCAGCGTGAGCCGCTCGCAACTGCTTTTCCGCTGATGAACCTGATGAATGACGACGGGCAACCGCTCTATGCCCTGCCGATGGATGAGCGTCTGCCGGTATTTTCCCCGCAGTACAGCCGTAGCTCGCTGATGACCCTGATGCTGTGCGAGCTGCTCTCTCAGGCGCTGATGCAGATCAACAGCATCGGTTCCCGCCAGAGCATGGGGCACCCGACTTCGCCTCGCCAGCTGCGTAACCTCATCCTGACGCTGCCTTCCGCCATGCCAAAACCGGAGCGCGAGCTGTTCCGCCAGCGTATGCAGGAGGCCGTCGGCCTGGTGTGGAAAGCGATGGACTGGCACCCGACGGACGAAGGCTTTACCCTGGAGCGCGACAAAAAGAAAAGCATCGTGCCGGTCCCCGAAGTGCAGATGGACTGGGACGAAGCGACCTGCGGCCAGCTGGTCTGGCTGTATAACGAAGCGCTGGTTAACTACGCGGGGCAAACCGGGCGCTTCTTTGAAAGTCTCGCTCGCCCCGACCGCGCGCTGACGCCGGACGAACCCGCAGGTAAAACCTTGCGCGTTGCGTCGATTGATATCGGCGGCGGTACCACCGATATGGCGATCACCCAGTATCAGCTGGATGACGGCGTCGGCAGCAACGTGAAAATTGCTCCGCGTCTGCTGTTCCGCGAAGGTTTTAAGGTCGCCGGGGATGACATTTTGCTGGATGTTATTCAGCGCTGCGTGCTGCCTGCTTTGCAGGCCCATATCCATAAAGCGGGCGTGGCCGATGCCCCTGGCCTGATGACCACGCTGTTCGGGGAGTCCGGCCGCATGGACACACGCGCCACGCTGCGCCAGCAAACTGCATTACAGCTGTTTATTCCGCTTGGCCATGCGGTGCTTTCGTTCTGGGAAGAGAGCGACCCGGAAGAACCAGATGCCACGCTGGAGGCGACGTTTGGCGAGCTCCTGTCACAGATGCCGACCCGCAACGTAATCAATTACGTCCAGCAAGCCGTGCAGCACGAGCTGCCTGCCGACGCGCCGCAGTTTGACATCATGAGCGTGCCGCTGCAGGCGGAAATTGCCGCGCTGCAGGATGCGCTGCTGGCGGGCCAGTTTACCCTTACCGCACCGCTGCAGGCGCTGTGCGAAGTGATCAATCATTATTGCTGCGACGTGCTGTTAGTGACCGGACGACCGGGCTGTTTGCCTGGCGTGCAGGCGCTACTGCGCCACCTCCAGCCGGTGCCGGTTAACCGCATCGTCTGGCTCGATAACTACCAGACCCACGAATGGTATCCATTCAGCCAGCAGGGCCGGATTGGTAACCCGAAATCGACAGCCGCTGTGGGTGCGATGCTGTGCAGCCTGGCGATGGATCTGCGTCTGCCGAGCTTCAACTTTAAAGCGGCAGATATTCAGGCCTATTCCACCGTGCGCTACCTTGGGATCCTGGACGGCAACGACAGGCTGCTGGAGGATAATGTCTGGTACCGGGATATCGATCTCGACAGCCCGCAGGCGAGCCTGGACACCCGAGTCCACTTCCCGCTGCGCGGCAACGCCTGCCTGGGCTTCCGTCAGCTTGATAACGCCCGCTGGCCAGCCACGCCGCTCTACACGCTGGCGATTAACTCGCCGCAGCTGGCGAAGGCCATAGCCGGGGACGGCGTACTCAACGTTCGCCTGAAGCAAACCCGTGAGGCAGAGTCGTTCCTGCTGGCCGAAGCCTGGCTTTCGGACGGCAGCAAAGTCCCTCTCGATCAACTGAGTTTTAAACTGAATACCCTCGCAGGCAGTTACAGCGGGGCGACGCATTACTGGATAGACAGCGGGAGCGTATACCAAAAATGA
- a CDS encoding SrfA family protein produces the protein MAKTLLRSGCLDDFLALGENGQAVFDSAFQIRETLRLRKQQAVADALAIPQPNDEGDRVDWYAPQEGSVTSWAAASDEERRTALRYLDNCLSNVASLSARCQQAEKTSIRLFGALLEKALQFPGSQHVYLVNGKPVITFWGFVNLNQGAREDVLECLRVAEPREPEITFIPEEPLPEPESLPVEISEPEKPLLETPLAVQASEDSPVYSLATTPLKAVSVEEETPAQRPEPVAVKQKPRRRWLLPVAAVIAVAIAAPVGYLLLSGSQTAPVAIAQAEVPPKPIAPAPIQAVEVAKATLPLTPAEVVAPAQPEPAPAAAAPEPEPIAVAADVPKNALILPAEALKIGSTKFLNGTWRAQINFSDPITGKAPSLRYQIANNKGTVRLVHGDNIVCKAEVFSGLHQSGSLMIKSRGSARCSDGSRYPMPEVTCKTGSNGAAECTGRYEGDKVVPITFRKVSN, from the coding sequence GTGGCAAAAACTTTATTGCGCAGCGGGTGCCTGGATGACTTTCTCGCGCTGGGCGAAAACGGTCAGGCGGTATTTGATTCGGCGTTTCAGATACGCGAAACCTTACGCCTTCGCAAACAGCAGGCCGTCGCCGATGCGCTGGCCATTCCCCAACCAAACGACGAAGGTGACCGGGTAGACTGGTACGCCCCCCAGGAAGGCAGCGTCACCAGCTGGGCCGCCGCCAGCGATGAAGAACGCCGCACCGCCCTTCGTTATCTGGACAATTGTTTATCTAACGTCGCCTCGCTCAGCGCCCGCTGCCAGCAGGCCGAAAAGACCTCAATACGCCTGTTTGGCGCACTGCTGGAAAAAGCCCTGCAGTTTCCGGGCAGCCAGCACGTCTATCTGGTGAACGGCAAGCCGGTGATCACCTTCTGGGGCTTTGTCAATCTGAACCAGGGCGCACGGGAAGATGTGCTGGAATGCCTGCGCGTTGCTGAGCCGCGCGAGCCGGAAATCACCTTTATTCCGGAAGAACCCCTGCCGGAGCCAGAGTCCCTGCCGGTAGAGATTAGCGAGCCAGAAAAGCCTCTGCTGGAAACGCCGCTGGCGGTTCAGGCATCCGAAGACTCGCCGGTTTACAGCCTTGCGACAACGCCTCTCAAAGCCGTATCGGTCGAAGAAGAAACCCCGGCACAGCGTCCCGAACCTGTTGCTGTGAAACAGAAACCTCGCCGCCGCTGGCTGTTGCCGGTAGCAGCGGTGATTGCCGTTGCTATTGCGGCCCCCGTGGGCTATCTACTGCTTAGCGGTAGCCAAACTGCACCGGTGGCCATCGCCCAGGCCGAAGTCCCGCCTAAGCCTATTGCGCCAGCGCCAATTCAGGCCGTAGAGGTGGCTAAAGCTACCCTGCCGTTGACCCCCGCCGAAGTTGTTGCTCCAGCTCAACCGGAGCCCGCGCCGGCGGCGGCAGCACCAGAGCCAGAACCCATTGCCGTTGCGGCCGACGTGCCAAAAAATGCCTTAATTTTACCGGCTGAAGCCCTGAAAATTGGCTCCACCAAATTCCTCAACGGGACGTGGCGCGCGCAAATTAATTTCAGCGACCCGATCACCGGCAAAGCGCCGAGCCTGCGCTACCAGATAGCCAACAACAAAGGCACCGTACGACTGGTTCACGGCGACAACATCGTCTGTAAAGCCGAAGTTTTCTCCGGCCTCCATCAGTCCGGTTCGCTGATGATTAAATCGCGCGGTAGCGCACGCTGCAGCGACGGAAGCCGTTACCCGATGCCAGAGGTTACCTGTAAAACCGGCAGCAACGGCGCCGCAGAATGTACAGGCCGCTACGAAGGCGACAAAGTCGTCCCGATCACCTTCCGCAAAGTGAGTAACTGA
- a CDS encoding flavodoxin family protein produces the protein MAKIVVIYFSGYGHTKRVAEHVAQGANAELIAVDSNGDIQEADWQKLNEAKGIIFGAPTYMGNVPWQFKKFADASSKVWFTRGWQDKVFGGFTNSASLNGDKQVSLQWMQTLASQHGGIWVSLGQLPSNTLAATREDVNNLGGSVGLLVQSPSDASAEQIAQGDLDTAVKYGARVADVAARLS, from the coding sequence ATGGCTAAAATCGTTGTGATTTACTTTTCCGGGTACGGTCATACCAAACGTGTGGCAGAGCATGTTGCCCAGGGTGCAAATGCCGAACTGATTGCCGTTGACAGTAACGGAGATATCCAGGAGGCGGACTGGCAGAAACTGAATGAGGCTAAAGGGATCATCTTCGGCGCACCGACCTACATGGGCAACGTGCCGTGGCAGTTTAAGAAGTTTGCCGATGCCTCCTCCAAAGTCTGGTTCACTCGCGGCTGGCAGGACAAAGTGTTCGGCGGCTTTACCAACAGCGCCAGCCTCAACGGCGACAAGCAGGTGAGCCTGCAGTGGATGCAAACCCTGGCCTCCCAGCACGGCGGCATCTGGGTCAGCCTGGGTCAGCTGCCATCCAACACCCTGGCGGCAACCCGTGAAGACGTGAATAATCTGGGCGGCTCCGTAGGCCTGCTGGTGCAGTCTCCTTCAGATGCCAGCGCCGAGCAAATTGCCCAGGGTGACCTGGACACCGCCGTGAAATATGGCGCACGCGTTGCCGACGTTGCCGCTCGCCTGAGCTAA
- a CDS encoding MarR family winged helix-turn-helix transcriptional regulator has protein sequence MHEDKYDIAGFADRPLGMRMAMLVRLWRGIIDDAVSFTGLTQCSWTVLMQLSVSGEKITVTDLARAQGIDLPPLTRTLAQLEKEGYITRMADEKDRRVKFISLTPSGKEVLKTLSETIERCQSQVTHGIPAQQLEQLSQTVNQLAANMIKIR, from the coding sequence ATGCATGAAGATAAGTACGACATTGCCGGTTTTGCCGACCGCCCGCTGGGGATGCGTATGGCGATGCTGGTGCGCCTGTGGCGTGGGATCATTGATGACGCGGTTTCGTTTACCGGCCTGACGCAATGCAGCTGGACAGTGCTGATGCAGCTAAGCGTGTCGGGGGAGAAAATCACCGTGACGGATCTTGCAAGAGCGCAGGGCATTGACCTGCCGCCGCTGACCCGCACGCTGGCACAGCTTGAAAAAGAAGGCTACATCACCCGCATGGCGGACGAAAAAGATCGCCGGGTGAAATTCATTTCGCTGACGCCCTCGGGCAAAGAGGTGCTTAAAACCTTGAGCGAAACCATTGAGCGCTGTCAGAGCCAGGTCACCCACGGTATTCCAGCCCAGCAGCTTGAACAGCTCAGCCAGACGGTAAATCAGCTGGCGGCCAACATGATCAAGATTCGGTAG
- a CDS encoding HlyD family secretion protein: MTPEQRFTRWVKVTLALFAAMFCYFLAADIWVPQTPDSTVMRVVTPVSSRVSGYVTHIYVSNNSAVKKGDVLFEIDNKPYQIQLERAEIDYQQAMLDNQQIDAQIAAARAKIKAAQLDADNAGRSYHRYNGLSSGNLISKQDLDTAFTRWQSAMQNVTNLQASLEQLVISRGDRSDQNVTLQKYRNLLNDARLNLNYTRVVASSDGTVSNLQLKEGWYAGAGAPALALVNDNLDIVADFREKSLSKTQPNTRADIVFDGLPGQVFKAHVASRDAGVLQGQQAINGQLSAPENSNRWVRDAQRMRIHLLLEEGEMPDLPAGARATVQLYNSSSAFAAFIGGMQIRLVSYLHYVY; this comes from the coding sequence ATGACCCCTGAACAACGATTTACCCGCTGGGTAAAAGTGACGCTGGCGCTGTTTGCCGCGATGTTTTGCTATTTTCTTGCCGCCGATATCTGGGTGCCGCAAACGCCGGACTCCACCGTGATGCGGGTGGTGACCCCGGTTTCGTCTCGCGTATCGGGCTACGTGACGCACATTTACGTCAGCAATAACAGCGCCGTGAAGAAGGGCGACGTCCTGTTTGAAATCGATAATAAGCCTTATCAAATCCAGCTGGAACGAGCGGAAATCGACTACCAGCAGGCAATGCTGGATAACCAGCAAATCGATGCTCAAATCGCCGCCGCCCGCGCAAAAATCAAGGCCGCCCAGCTTGATGCCGACAACGCCGGGCGCAGCTATCACCGCTACAACGGGCTGAGCAGCGGCAACTTGATTTCGAAGCAGGATCTGGATACGGCCTTTACGCGCTGGCAAAGCGCGATGCAAAACGTGACTAACCTGCAGGCATCTCTGGAACAGCTGGTGATTTCACGCGGTGACCGCAGCGATCAAAACGTGACCCTGCAGAAGTACCGCAACCTGCTGAACGACGCCCGACTAAACCTGAACTACACCCGCGTAGTTGCCAGCAGCGACGGGACCGTCAGCAACCTGCAGCTGAAAGAGGGGTGGTACGCCGGGGCAGGCGCCCCTGCGCTGGCGCTGGTGAACGACAACCTGGATATTGTTGCCGATTTCCGCGAGAAGAGCCTCAGCAAAACTCAGCCGAACACTCGGGCAGATATCGTGTTTGACGGGCTACCGGGGCAGGTATTTAAAGCTCACGTAGCCAGTAGGGATGCGGGCGTATTACAGGGTCAGCAGGCGATTAACGGGCAGCTCTCCGCCCCAGAAAACTCTAACCGTTGGGTCAGGGATGCGCAGCGCATGCGTATCCATCTGCTGCTGGAAGAGGGTGAGATGCCTGACCTGCCGGCGGGTGCCCGGGCGACGGTGCAGCTTTACAATTCCTCGTCTGCTTTCGCTGCGTTTATCGGCGGGATGCAAATCAGGCTGGTGAGTTACCTTCATTATGTTTATTAA
- a CDS encoding virulence factor SrfC family protein: MGERQRRIHSLEEAPLTLGIYGHALDGKNHLLNTLQGSPNGRIDIQIGDKRLDYLTHINPGHTPAEMAVRFSAQQPPEVDNYPLLLTLFSEAELAQQFINQYHTTATPRLATSSAVTLRLSELEGRRLAVPKPGLTSEQTADLLRGYHRLQRRQNHLDEHVCYQMAQLAPALSVEDRALLFALLWGEDSALTETWRRLALALQHLGNVEQVLAPASLVVDSFLLPAEGFLIPAGPEAAPEQADVMVCPLAGSLPGSHLSLPQNDLAQLCAEVVFTLSQPSALPKVDLLDIPPQRLTWYTTRLQPDTLLVCNAVNERSEVQPAGKALSWWVDHTQSPGHSALPGLVWAITPFDARFTLGTSLDEGVQRLVGSPGKRWGTLQALDSRNMHRLLEWLIDALNTPRREQRITALRNELDARTVALFRRFSDAQQVTPQQARQQAEDLVRALQARATQHGNLLASLVPSRDALQQRWLQHQQQHQPRPEGFALEIDLFAENTEHELPQSDAISYARAVHQLWVNHLRLLGHRREAAHQFGLESIQLQALCDVLIVASYRLNVPMMLERSMQSGESGLELDISRASTVLGDFIAWLGYASVPVADRPASRVNKGQTVFAPPAQADISRRLTKLGEQPTRGNASYVYDWLVALYARATENIGYQNPLDINEKQRQTLLKLLG; this comes from the coding sequence ATCGGTGAACGCCAACGTCGAATCCACTCGCTGGAAGAGGCTCCGCTGACGCTGGGCATTTATGGCCATGCTCTGGACGGCAAAAACCACCTGCTGAACACCCTGCAGGGCAGCCCGAATGGCCGCATTGATATTCAGATTGGCGATAAGCGTCTGGACTACCTCACGCATATCAATCCAGGCCACACTCCAGCTGAGATGGCGGTGCGTTTTAGCGCGCAGCAGCCGCCGGAAGTAGATAATTACCCGCTGCTGTTAACGCTGTTTAGCGAAGCCGAACTGGCTCAGCAGTTTATCAATCAGTACCACACAACCGCGACGCCTCGTCTTGCGACGTCGAGCGCAGTCACCCTGCGGCTGTCAGAGCTGGAGGGCCGTCGTCTGGCGGTGCCAAAGCCGGGGCTGACCAGCGAACAAACTGCCGATTTACTTCGCGGCTACCACCGTCTTCAGCGTCGTCAGAATCACCTGGATGAACATGTTTGTTATCAGATGGCCCAGCTTGCGCCTGCTCTTTCGGTAGAGGATCGGGCGTTGCTGTTCGCCCTGCTGTGGGGCGAGGACAGTGCGCTGACGGAAACCTGGCGGCGACTGGCCCTGGCGTTACAGCATCTCGGTAACGTTGAGCAGGTGCTGGCTCCCGCCAGCCTGGTCGTGGACAGCTTCCTGCTTCCCGCTGAAGGTTTTCTGATCCCGGCCGGGCCGGAAGCCGCTCCGGAGCAGGCGGACGTGATGGTATGCCCGCTGGCCGGATCGCTGCCGGGCTCACACTTAAGCCTGCCGCAAAATGACCTTGCGCAGCTGTGTGCCGAGGTCGTTTTCACTCTCAGCCAGCCCTCGGCGCTGCCAAAGGTGGATTTACTGGATATCCCCCCTCAGCGGCTGACCTGGTATACGACGCGTCTTCAGCCAGATACGCTGCTGGTCTGCAATGCCGTCAACGAGCGCAGTGAAGTTCAGCCTGCCGGGAAAGCGCTGTCCTGGTGGGTGGACCATACGCAAAGTCCCGGCCATAGCGCCCTTCCGGGCCTGGTATGGGCTATCACACCGTTTGACGCCCGCTTTACCCTGGGTACCAGCCTCGACGAAGGCGTTCAGCGCCTGGTCGGCTCTCCGGGCAAACGCTGGGGGACGCTGCAGGCGCTGGACAGCAGGAATATGCATCGCCTGCTGGAGTGGCTAATAGATGCTTTAAACACCCCCCGCCGGGAACAACGAATCACCGCCCTGCGTAACGAGCTTGACGCCCGGACGGTCGCCCTCTTCCGGCGCTTTAGCGATGCTCAGCAGGTTACGCCGCAGCAGGCTCGCCAACAGGCCGAAGATTTAGTCCGTGCCCTGCAGGCAAGAGCCACTCAGCACGGTAATCTGCTGGCAAGCCTTGTGCCGTCGCGCGATGCCCTCCAGCAGCGCTGGCTACAGCATCAACAGCAGCATCAGCCCAGGCCTGAAGGCTTTGCGCTGGAGATAGATCTTTTTGCCGAAAACACCGAGCACGAGTTACCGCAAAGCGACGCCATCAGCTACGCCCGAGCCGTACACCAGCTTTGGGTTAACCACCTGCGTCTTCTCGGCCACCGCCGCGAGGCTGCGCATCAGTTTGGCCTGGAAAGCATTCAGCTTCAGGCCCTGTGTGACGTCCTGATCGTCGCCAGCTACCGCCTGAACGTGCCGATGATGCTGGAACGCAGTATGCAAAGCGGCGAGTCCGGGCTTGAGCTGGATATTTCCCGCGCCAGTACGGTGCTGGGGGACTTTATCGCGTGGCTGGGTTACGCCAGCGTACCGGTTGCAGATCGCCCTGCAAGCCGCGTAAACAAGGGTCAGACGGTGTTTGCGCCTCCTGCCCAGGCAGATATCAGCCGCCGCCTGACAAAACTGGGCGAACAGCCAACGCGCGGCAACGCCAGCTACGTTTACGACTGGCTGGTAGCGCTCTACGCCCGAGCCACGGAGAATATCGGCTATCAGAACCCGCTGGATATCAACGAGAAACAGCGGCAGACGCTGTTGAAGCTGCTGGGGTAA